The following are encoded in a window of Flavobacterium psychrotrophum genomic DNA:
- the ilvB gene encoding biosynthetic-type acetolactate synthase large subunit, with product MQKTIEKADTTLKEVPVEVEAPKTHSGGQVLLEAFLKEGVTTIFGYPGGAIMPIYDALYDYADKLQHILVRHEQGGIHAAQGFARASGKTGIVFATSGPGATNLVTGLADAMIDSTPLVCITGQVFAHLLGTDAFQETDVINITTPVTKWNYQVTDAEELPAVIAKAFYIAGSGRPGPVLIDITKNAQLQKIAFTEYVKCNFIRSYRPKPVVRPEYIAEAAKLINAAERPFIVFGQGVILGKAEEEFKVFIEKSGIPAAWTIMGMSAIPTDHPLGVGMVGMHGNYGPNKLTNECDVLIAIGMRFDDRVTGRLDMYAKQAKIIHLDIDPSEIDKNVKADVPVWGDCKETLPMLTAAIEERKHAGWHRKFIDCKKQEVEKVIHDEVYPETDTLTMGEVIRILNELTKGEAIIVTDVGQHQMVACRYAEYNKSKSNVTSGGLGTMGFALPAAIGAAYGDPSRTTVAVIGDGGFQMTIQELGTIMQFKPNVKILILNNCFLGMVRQWQQLFHEKRYSFVDIQSPDFVQVAKGYGIPGKSVSERDKLTDALKTMLEHDGSYLLEVMVGKENNVFPMVPQGRSVSDIVLSREEI from the coding sequence ATGCAAAAGACAATTGAAAAAGCAGATACCACATTAAAAGAAGTTCCTGTTGAAGTTGAAGCTCCTAAAACCCATAGCGGTGGGCAGGTTTTACTTGAAGCATTCCTTAAGGAGGGCGTAACCACTATATTTGGTTACCCTGGTGGTGCCATCATGCCTATTTATGATGCACTTTATGACTATGCCGATAAGCTACAGCACATACTGGTACGCCATGAGCAGGGCGGTATACATGCAGCACAGGGCTTTGCACGGGCATCCGGTAAAACGGGTATCGTGTTTGCTACGAGCGGTCCCGGTGCAACTAACTTAGTTACCGGTCTAGCCGATGCCATGATAGATAGTACGCCGCTTGTATGTATTACAGGTCAGGTATTCGCACATCTGCTGGGGACTGATGCCTTTCAGGAGACGGACGTAATAAACATTACCACACCGGTTACCAAATGGAATTACCAGGTTACCGATGCAGAAGAGTTGCCTGCCGTTATTGCCAAGGCATTCTACATAGCGGGATCGGGCAGGCCGGGTCCTGTGCTTATTGATATTACAAAAAATGCACAACTGCAAAAGATAGCGTTTACAGAGTATGTAAAATGCAATTTCATTCGCAGCTACAGGCCTAAACCTGTAGTGCGACCTGAATATATTGCAGAAGCCGCAAAACTTATCAATGCGGCTGAGCGTCCGTTCATCGTTTTTGGGCAGGGCGTAATTCTTGGCAAAGCCGAAGAAGAATTTAAGGTGTTTATTGAAAAATCGGGTATACCCGCAGCGTGGACCATTATGGGGATGAGTGCCATTCCTACAGATCATCCGCTGGGTGTGGGTATGGTGGGTATGCACGGTAATTATGGACCTAATAAGCTTACGAACGAATGTGACGTACTTATTGCAATAGGGATGCGTTTTGACGACCGCGTTACCGGCAGGTTAGATATGTATGCCAAACAGGCGAAGATCATCCATCTGGATATCGACCCGTCTGAAATAGATAAAAATGTAAAGGCAGATGTACCGGTATGGGGTGATTGTAAAGAAACGCTTCCAATGCTTACGGCTGCTATAGAGGAACGTAAGCATGCGGGGTGGCACCGAAAATTCATTGACTGTAAAAAACAGGAGGTAGAAAAAGTCATTCATGATGAGGTGTACCCTGAAACCGATACACTGACTATGGGTGAGGTAATTCGGATTCTTAACGAACTTACAAAAGGCGAGGCTATCATAGTAACCGATGTAGGCCAGCACCAGATGGTTGCCTGCCGTTATGCGGAATATAATAAAAGCAAGAGCAATGTTACGAGTGGTGGCCTTGGAACTATGGGTTTTGCACTTCCGGCTGCCATTGGCGCGGCATATGGCGACCCAAGCCGTACTACCGTGGCGGTAATTGGTGATGGTGGTTTCCAGATGACAATACAGGAACTGGGAACAATCATGCAGTTTAAGCCCAATGTAAAAATACTGATATTAAACAACTGTTTCTTAGGTATGGTGCGCCAGTGGCAACAGCTGTTCCATGAAAAGCGCTATTCGTTTGTAGATATACAGAGTCCTGATTTTGTTCAGGTAGCAAAAGGTTATGGCATACCGGGTAAAAGTGTAAGCGAACGCGACAAACTTACCGATGCGCTTAAAACCATGCTGGAACACGATGGCAGCTACCTGCTGGAAGTAATGGTAGGTAAAGAAAATAACGTGTTCCCTATGGTGCCACAAGGCAGGAGTGTGAGTGATATTGTATTGAGCAGGGAGGAAATATAG
- the ilvD gene encoding dihydroxy-acid dehydratase: MELNKFSKIFTQDDTQPAAKAMLYGIGFTDDDMDKAQVGIASMGYDGNTCNMHLNDLAKVVKQGTWDNNMAGLIFNTIGVSDGMSNGTAGMRYSLVSRDVIADSIEAICGGQYYDGLITIPGCDKNMPGSIMAMGRLNRPSIMVYGGTIAPGCYKGEDLNIVSAFEALGGKIAGTMSETDFQGVIRNACPGAGACGGMYTANTMASAIEALGMSLPYSSSNPALSPEKQQECLDAGKYIRLLLEKDIKATDIMTRKAFENAMRIIVILGGSTNAVLHFVAMAKSVGVSVTQDDFQRMSDTTPVLADFKPSGKYLMQDLHNNGGIPAVMKYLLQEGLLHGDCLTVTGKTLAENLADVPSLDFETQKIIRPLSNPIKPDGHLRILYGNLATGGSVAKITGKEGEKFTGPARVFDGEKHLIEGISSGKVQHGDVIVIKNEGPKGAPGMPEMLKPTSALIGAGLGKSVALITDGRFSGGTHGFVVGHITPESYDGGTIGLVQDDDIIELDAVNNTINVLLSDEELAQRRAAWQQPELKVKSGLLYKYARTVSSAAEGCVTDEF; the protein is encoded by the coding sequence ATGGAATTAAATAAGTTTTCTAAAATATTTACGCAGGATGACACACAGCCTGCGGCCAAAGCCATGCTGTACGGCATAGGTTTTACAGATGATGATATGGATAAGGCACAGGTGGGCATAGCCAGTATGGGTTATGATGGAAACACCTGCAATATGCACCTTAACGACCTTGCTAAAGTTGTAAAGCAGGGAACCTGGGATAACAACATGGCCGGGCTTATATTCAACACTATTGGTGTGAGCGACGGTATGAGTAACGGTACCGCTGGGATGCGCTACAGCCTTGTAAGCCGCGATGTTATTGCCGATAGTATTGAGGCCATTTGCGGAGGGCAGTATTATGACGGACTCATTACCATTCCCGGTTGCGATAAAAATATGCCGGGTAGCATTATGGCTATGGGCAGGCTAAACAGGCCGTCTATAATGGTATATGGCGGTACTATAGCCCCCGGATGTTATAAAGGCGAAGACCTCAATATTGTTTCGGCATTTGAGGCACTGGGTGGTAAAATAGCCGGTACCATGAGCGAAACTGATTTTCAGGGTGTGATACGCAATGCGTGCCCGGGAGCAGGAGCCTGTGGTGGTATGTATACCGCAAATACTATGGCATCTGCAATAGAGGCTCTGGGTATGAGTTTGCCTTATTCATCTTCAAATCCGGCACTAAGCCCAGAGAAACAACAGGAATGCCTGGATGCCGGCAAATATATAAGGCTGTTACTTGAAAAAGATATTAAGGCTACAGATATCATGACGCGTAAGGCGTTTGAAAATGCCATGCGCATTATCGTAATACTGGGCGGTAGTACAAATGCTGTACTGCACTTTGTAGCCATGGCTAAAAGCGTAGGCGTATCGGTAACACAGGATGATTTTCAGCGCATGAGCGATACTACGCCCGTTTTGGCTGATTTTAAGCCGAGTGGCAAGTATTTAATGCAGGATTTGCACAACAACGGCGGTATTCCTGCCGTTATGAAATATCTGTTACAGGAAGGCCTGCTGCACGGCGATTGCCTTACCGTAACCGGAAAAACGTTAGCCGAGAACCTGGCAGACGTTCCTTCTCTTGATTTTGAAACCCAAAAAATAATCCGTCCCCTTTCTAATCCTATCAAGCCCGATGGACACCTGCGTATCCTTTACGGAAATCTGGCAACAGGCGGCAGCGTGGCTAAAATTACAGGCAAAGAAGGGGAGAAGTTTACAGGCCCTGCCCGTGTTTTTGACGGCGAAAAACATCTTATAGAAGGTATTTCGAGTGGAAAAGTACAGCACGGCGATGTGATCGTGATAAAGAATGAGGGGCCTAAAGGTGCACCCGGAATGCCGGAAATGCTTAAACCTACCAGTGCCCTTATTGGCGCAGGACTTGGCAAGAGCGTAGCCCTCATTACCGATGGCCGCTTTAGTGGCGGCACCCATGGTTTTGTAGTGGGGCATATTACTCCCGAGTCATATGACGGTGGTACTATAGGTTTGGTTCAGGATGATGACATTATAGAGTTGGATGCGGTAAACAATACCATTAATGTATTGCTTAGCGATGAAGAACTGGCACAGCGCAGGGCTGCCTGGCAACAGCCTGAGCTAAAGGTAAAAAGCGGATTGCTGTATAAATATGCCCGTACGGTGTCTTCGGCTGCCGAGGGCTGTGTAACAGATGAATTCTAG
- the ilvC gene encoding ketol-acid reductoisomerase encodes MAKLNFGGVEENVVTRDEFPLQKAQEVLKDEVVAVIGYGVQGPGQALNQKDNGINVIVGQRKNSPSWDKAVADGFVEGETLFEIEEALQKGTIICYLLSDAAQIEYWPLVKENLTAGKALYFSHGFGITFNEQTGIVPPENVDVFLVAPKGSGTSLRRMFLQNRGLNSSFAIFQDATGKAWDRVVALGIAIGSGYLFETDFRKEVYSDLTGERGTLMGAIQGIFAAQYEVLRSKGHSPSEAFNETVEELTQSLMPLVSENGMDWMYANCSTTAQRGALDWWKRFKDATKPVFEELYDSVATGKEAGFSISSNSKPDYRVKLDAELAELRESEMWQAGKTVRSLRPENN; translated from the coding sequence ATGGCAAAATTAAATTTTGGCGGGGTAGAAGAAAACGTGGTTACCCGCGATGAGTTCCCGTTACAAAAAGCACAGGAAGTATTAAAAGATGAGGTAGTAGCTGTAATAGGCTACGGCGTTCAGGGTCCCGGCCAAGCGCTTAACCAAAAAGATAACGGCATTAACGTAATTGTGGGCCAGCGCAAAAATTCGCCTTCATGGGATAAAGCTGTTGCAGATGGCTTTGTGGAGGGCGAAACACTTTTTGAAATTGAAGAAGCACTGCAAAAAGGTACTATCATATGTTACCTGCTTAGCGATGCTGCACAAATAGAGTACTGGCCACTGGTTAAAGAAAATCTTACTGCGGGTAAGGCGCTTTATTTCTCGCATGGCTTTGGCATAACCTTTAATGAGCAAACAGGCATTGTTCCGCCAGAAAATGTAGACGTGTTCCTTGTGGCTCCTAAAGGTTCTGGTACATCACTACGCCGTATGTTTTTGCAAAACCGCGGGCTTAACAGCAGCTTCGCCATTTTTCAGGATGCTACAGGTAAAGCCTGGGATAGGGTAGTGGCACTGGGCATTGCTATTGGTTCTGGATATCTTTTTGAAACCGATTTCCGTAAAGAAGTATATTCTGACCTTACCGGAGAGCGCGGCACACTTATGGGTGCAATACAGGGAATTTTTGCAGCACAGTATGAGGTGCTTCGATCTAAAGGGCACTCACCGTCTGAAGCATTTAACGAAACGGTAGAAGAACTTACACAATCGCTTATGCCTTTAGTATCTGAAAACGGTATGGACTGGATGTATGCTAACTGTTCTACTACCGCGCAACGTGGCGCATTAGACTGGTGGAAGCGTTTTAAAGATGCTACCAAGCCTGTATTTGAAGAGTTGTACGATAGCGTAGCTACAGGAAAAGAAGCCGGATTCTCTATCAGCAGTAACAGCAAGCCGGACTACCGCGTAAAACTGGATGCCGAGCTGGCTGAACTTCGCGAAAGCGAAATGTGGCAAGCCGGTAAAACCGTGCGTAGCCTGAGGCCGGAGAATAACTAG
- the ilvA gene encoding threonine ammonia-lyase yields the protein MNTKTTYFPTIPDVQEAAERLNGIVNRTPLTLNRTVSEIYDAHIYFKREDLQPVRSYKLRGAYNKMATLSAADLAKGVVCASAGNHAQGVAFACNKMQVHGTIFMPTPTPGQKLEQVKMFGGDYVDVVLAGDTFDEAKYAATDFCESRGAVFIHPFDDPKIIEGQATIALELLEQLPQPIDYIFVPIGGGGLAAGLSSVFKQLSPNTKIIGVEPTGAPSMQKALDKGETVHLDRINKFVDGAAVQRVGEFTFDICRQTLHDMRTVDEGRICQVILSMYNKDAIVAEPAGALSVAALDQFTDEIKGKNVVCIISGSNNDITRMEEIKEGALLYAGLKHYFLVKFPQRPGALREFVMNVLGPTDDITHFEYTKKNSKEKGTAVVGIELKNASEYEVLLANMKERGFYVDYLNNQPHLLNLLV from the coding sequence ATGAATACCAAGACAACATATTTCCCCACAATACCAGATGTTCAGGAAGCTGCTGAGAGGCTAAATGGCATTGTTAACCGCACACCACTTACGCTAAACCGTACTGTCAGCGAAATTTATGATGCGCACATTTATTTTAAGCGTGAAGATTTGCAGCCGGTACGCTCGTATAAGTTGCGCGGTGCCTATAACAAAATGGCTACGCTTAGTGCTGCCGACCTTGCTAAAGGTGTAGTATGTGCCAGCGCGGGTAACCATGCACAGGGTGTGGCGTTTGCTTGTAATAAAATGCAGGTGCACGGCACTATTTTTATGCCTACTCCCACACCGGGACAAAAGCTGGAGCAGGTAAAAATGTTTGGCGGAGACTATGTAGATGTGGTTTTGGCCGGAGATACCTTTGATGAGGCAAAATATGCCGCGACCGATTTTTGTGAATCGCGAGGCGCAGTATTCATACACCCGTTTGACGATCCTAAAATTATTGAAGGTCAGGCTACCATAGCCCTAGAATTGCTGGAACAGCTGCCGCAACCCATAGATTATATATTTGTGCCTATAGGAGGAGGTGGACTCGCAGCAGGGCTAAGCAGTGTTTTTAAACAGCTTTCGCCTAATACTAAAATAATAGGGGTAGAGCCTACGGGAGCGCCCAGTATGCAGAAAGCACTTGACAAAGGCGAAACAGTACACCTGGACCGTATCAATAAATTTGTAGACGGTGCAGCCGTGCAAAGGGTAGGCGAATTTACTTTTGACATCTGTCGTCAAACCCTGCATGATATGCGCACGGTAGATGAAGGCCGTATTTGCCAGGTAATACTGAGTATGTATAATAAAGATGCTATTGTAGCCGAACCCGCAGGAGCATTATCTGTAGCGGCGCTTGACCAGTTTACCGACGAGATAAAAGGCAAGAATGTGGTATGCATTATATCCGGCAGTAACAATGACATTACCCGTATGGAAGAAATTAAAGAGGGTGCACTGTTATATGCAGGTCTCAAGCATTACTTCCTTGTAAAATTCCCACAACGGCCGGGCGCCCTGCGAGAGTTTGTAATGAATGTTCTTGGCCCTACCGATGACATTACCCATTTTGAATACACCAAAAAGAATAGTAAAGAAAAAGGTACCGCTGTAGTAGGCATTGAGCTTAAAAATGCCTCAGAGTATGAAGTACTGTTAGCTAATATGAAAGAGCGCGGCTTTTATGTAGATTATCTCAATAACCAGCCACATCTTCTTAACTTACTGGTTTAA
- the ilvN gene encoding acetolactate synthase small subunit, which produces MKQEFTITAYTENHVGLMGRIAIVFSRRKINIETMNVCPAEVEGISRFTILINESRDVVEKAVKQIEKQVEVLKVFFNTDEEIVWQEMAMYKVPTKVIAEQVKVERLLRQYGANTVVIRHDYTVFETTGHREEIDALVAALQPWGLIEFVRSARIAVIKASEGIHKAVMEFEAAKPSEPAIENEFLDQRDGVFTM; this is translated from the coding sequence ATGAAACAGGAATTTACCATAACAGCATATACCGAAAACCATGTGGGGCTTATGGGCCGCATTGCTATAGTGTTTTCGCGCAGGAAGATAAACATTGAAACAATGAATGTTTGCCCTGCCGAGGTTGAAGGCATCAGCCGTTTTACCATTCTTATCAATGAAAGTAGGGATGTAGTGGAAAAAGCTGTAAAACAAATAGAAAAACAGGTAGAAGTGCTAAAGGTATTTTTTAATACTGATGAAGAAATTGTATGGCAGGAAATGGCCATGTATAAAGTACCTACTAAAGTAATAGCCGAACAAGTAAAGGTAGAGCGCCTGCTGCGCCAGTATGGTGCCAATACAGTAGTTATACGTCATGACTATACCGTGTTTGAAACCACAGGGCATCGCGAAGAGATAGATGCACTTGTAGCCGCATTGCAGCCCTGGGGATTGATAGAGTTTGTACGTAGTGCGCGTATAGCGGTTATAAAGGCCAGCGAAGGCATACACAAAGCTGTAATGGAATTTGAAGCCGCCAAACCAAGCGAACCCGCTATAGAAAACGAGTTCCTTGACCAACGCGATGGCGTGTTTACAATGTAA
- a CDS encoding branched-chain amino acid transaminase, giving the protein MYYNSDTIIYYNGEFVKATEATTNLYGQSLHYGYAVFEGIKSYKTDNGTRIFKAQEHYDRLRRSAEMMYIPFEYTTEELTALTYQLLERNGLSDAYIRPLVFCSPNMSLSRGKESYLAIEAWGWSNGYLSGKQRVMTSSFERPNPKAFRIEAKASGHYVNSILACEEARHKGYDEALLLDAKGYVAESSGANVFFEKDGTLYTPSLGSILPGITRATVIEMCKELDIPVVEKFFTPDEMRGADAAFFCGTAAEVIALESLDDIPFTKDWDSSLCAIIQKGYSNLVVGKNLEEFKLQLR; this is encoded by the coding sequence ATGTATTACAACAGCGACACGATTATTTATTACAACGGCGAGTTTGTAAAAGCAACCGAAGCAACTACTAATCTTTACGGGCAATCACTACACTACGGTTATGCCGTTTTTGAAGGTATTAAGTCGTATAAGACAGATAACGGCACAAGAATTTTTAAAGCACAAGAACACTACGACCGCCTGCGCCGCAGTGCAGAGATGATGTACATTCCGTTTGAATATACTACCGAGGAACTTACCGCACTTACCTACCAACTTTTAGAGCGTAACGGGCTTAGCGATGCCTACATCCGCCCGCTGGTATTTTGTTCGCCAAATATGTCATTGAGCAGGGGGAAGGAGAGTTACCTGGCTATAGAGGCATGGGGATGGAGCAACGGGTACCTTTCTGGTAAACAACGTGTAATGACCAGCAGCTTTGAGCGCCCAAATCCTAAAGCGTTTCGCATCGAAGCCAAGGCAAGCGGACACTACGTAAATTCTATACTGGCATGCGAAGAAGCGCGCCATAAAGGTTATGATGAAGCTTTGTTACTGGATGCTAAGGGCTATGTTGCCGAAAGTAGCGGAGCCAACGTTTTTTTTGAAAAAGACGGCACGTTATATACACCGTCTCTGGGGAGTATACTTCCGGGTATTACCCGCGCCACGGTTATAGAAATGTGCAAAGAACTGGATATTCCTGTAGTAGAAAAATTCTTCACACCCGATGAAATGCGTGGTGCAGATGCTGCCTTCTTTTGTGGTACTGCCGCAGAAGTTATTGCATTAGAATCGTTAGATGATATACCGTTTACAAAAGACTGGGACAGCAGCCTGTGTGCCATTATCCAGAAAGGATACAGTAACCTTGTAGTAGGCAAGAACCTTGAGGAGTTTAAGCTGCAACTGCGGTAG